One Vanessa atalanta chromosome 15, ilVanAtal1.2, whole genome shotgun sequence genomic window, ATGCGGAGAGCCAGCGGCTGGGTTCCATTTTGGTGCCTTCACGTGTGAAGGATGCAAGgtaagatacatatataatgttgaACTATATAATAGATTGGATCATCAAtatccaaaaaatattattgacaacACTAGAACTCCTcaattaacaaacaaaaaaagataattgGTTGACAAACAGAGGAGAGTTATGATGTGAGTGCTTACAATGCGTGAAACTTAATCGATGATTCTAAGTTCAAACTCcatatttttcgtttatttaattcatctcgtgctcggcggtgtcaaaaaaaataatctgtaatGCACCAACCCGCCTCGGAGCTCCAAAACTTCTTAAAAAGGAAGAAGAGACCCTGGCCCAGTACATACTTTAAACAGAGGAGAAAGAGGCACTGAACTATTTCGCCTTCTCTTATTTATACAGTATAAATGAGACGTATGTAGTCCAAGGCACTATTGTCTTAATACTGTCTTTGGTAGCAAATATTCGGTAGTTTATATTTCCATAAcaacaatgaaataattgatATCATTCTGTTACTAATAGTGGAAGCGGTGTGGAAAATCGTTTGTGTAACTTTCAACAAATTGTATCAAGGTCTAAAGGCGTTTTCAGACGATCCGTTAcattgtaaacaaaacaaaaatcacaATAGTTAAATAACATTACAAGAATTAAATCATTACAAACGCCCTCGAGAAAATTTTACctattacgtataatataaagtttaaattaatatatattaattaatttattgtcaataaataaaccGAACGCTTTGAGAATCTTCACCACAAATTTAAACTGCATTTAAACTAAAGGAATTCAAAACAATGTGAATATGAAAAGACCTTTTACCAATACATATCAATATATCAAAGTCGATCCAATATTAATTGCAATTAACCGATTCCGAATCCCTGTCTATTAACTAACAATATACACAGGCAAATATAGACCTTATTCTAAACGTTTCCAATATAAATAACGATGAATACTGTATGTATTATTCGTAAACATTGTTTCTCCGGGAGATGCACACGAATAACTCGTTCACGCAACTCGGCCGTTATAGTTTTTTTGCTGAGGCATAATAAATAAGAACACTTTTGATTTCTCGTTCGTAGGATGTAAAAATTAAAGCGAACATCCTTATGCAAACAATTCTTATATTAACTTTATCCGACTGCATTGGAGTTAATAAGGATAatgtttttatctatatactgtatatactgtaatatctaaattttcaaatatttcaattttactattaaaaaaagccATTTACCTTTAAATACGCAATTGTCAATACGTTCACATCAGTAGGTCATCACTTAAGAGGAAGTGtggagcctattccaccacgctgaaagttggtaactaaataaaaatcaaaaacataaaaaaatccattttttGTTTGATAGATTTAATAGATTTGTTtagagttctaaccactgagccaccTCGGTCTATTGATATAACTGACATAAGTACTTACAAGTAAAAGAATCGgctcattaaatttatttcaaagaccACTTATAACGATATGACATACAACTTTATTAGACGATACGAAACCAGGTCTTCTAAAATGACTATTATTGTAGGTTTACGTAAACAAAGTGCAATTTATATCAAGTGGAACAGAACTACAATGGTGTTTGCGTCACGAATGTCGCAGGATGCAGGAAACTCGGTCAATCGGTTACAGCGTAACATCCTAGATACATTGATCATATAccatttaaatcttataaacaTTCGTAACGATCGATACGTTAAGATTCCCTCGATTCGCCCGATCGAGTTttcaaagttataaaataaaatatactaacacaattattgtataaatatataatttaactgagaTGCGGTctctataaaaatgattttctcttttaaatcaTGTTGGTACATTCCAAGATCcaattacatttttcaaaattaacctttataatttgaaaaaaatcaagGTCAAAGAGTGCACTGATACTATACTGTCATTCTTAAATGTTACTCGCCATTATAAGTCTATTACGTTTTTAAAGCGaatgtttttaatgtttgtagGAGTGGTTCtgagtaataataaaagtaaaaatttacattgcgggactttttttttattttgcttaattATTCTACTTTTTGCCACTTTTACAACAATATACAACGTCAATTAGAAAACAACgaaatattgtcaaaaatattttttataataataattattgaatccgttgtgaagtttactcaGCAAATCCTATTTACTTGCAGTGAAGTGTTTCAAGTTACACCAAACACGTGATTGAACTTTAAATAGAAACCTTGAAACGTTAAATTGAAAgtcttccaaaaaaaaaaacaagtaaatctattaatataaattctaccTTAGTTAAAAACCTTATTACCTATGTAATGATACCACATCCTGGATACATAACCCTGACCTGCTAAATTCAATGTGTCGATTTTCTATAATCAAtctttaaaattcgaattacaAAATCAAGCCTTCATGTAGGGCGAAAAAAACACACTTCAAAgatgattttgattgattataatgattaaatgaTATGTTTGCGATCTCAATGGAAACGGAATGGTCGGTCATGGCGTTTGAGTCCGATTGAGCAATGAGTTACAGAAGTTCAGAGGCCGTAAAATGACTTCGGATGAAATCAAATTATCGAAATAGTTTAAAGTTTTTCGACGTATTCGAATAATTCGGTAATTCCTTGCGATTACTTAAATTGCTAAAGTATAAAATGTGTACAGAATAGTATTTCaagaataatagtaaataattaaatgactgATGTTCTTAAGTAATCGTATTCAAAGTTACTGTTCCTAATTTCATagacacaaaataaaatcacattttttaCATCTCACCGatcattaaaaatcattatctATCATATGTAATCAGCGATATTAAAAAGCTAAAAGcaaaatagaagaaaaatatacgtaaaataatcataacaaTTTCAAGGCATagaactaattaaaaatgaccTATCCTTGAAAAACACGTTTCATAGTTTAGTTTGACCGACAAGAAAAATTACCGAGAACAACCAGCAATCAAATTAATTGACCGAATAATTTGttcataataaatcattaaatgatTAATCTAAAACtattactacaaaataaaacttaattataattgtataatatcatTGTATTACTTTTAATGTCAATATAAAACTGGATCGAATCATatgaacattataataaaaaaagaaataaaagtttattcagGAAAcggcacaattataaaaaagtatttaaaaaaaatatattaaaaataaacaaattacaaaacaccaaaaaaggaaagaaaaaaaacagattaGATAATAAAGACTTATTGGAGAAGTATATACTAACAAATAGTTCATATACAACTAATATAGGAGCGTAAAAATGgtctataattttcaaaatgtttgGATAACGGTCGAAATTCTAGGACATATGTATATACCCATTTGTCAAGTACCGAATGTATTCTTAAAAAGGACAACTCACCtgtaagatgttttttttaaaccactgaatcttgtaattaaattaaaccattaaaaatagcagaatattatgaaaatatataaatgtatatatataatcataaacgtACTATTCTTTTAACGTTAATACTGCTATCCAGTCGTCGTTGATCGCTATAATCACTATTGACACAGACTTGTCTTTCTTTGTCGGTTGATTCACCTGCAGTAGTTACCGGGTCCCGTACCGCGTGATTGATGGACTTCAGCAAAAACGTGTGACGATCTACTATTGCTCCAATTACAAGCTCATATGAAATTACTATTTTCTACGTTCATACGTCATTTGATCCAAGTATGATCTTGAGAAATAACGCGCTCGGGTTCGATGATGTTGTTTTAATATCACgctttttattgtattcagaTTTGCCAGTGTTTATGTAGTTTAAGCTGTTGTACGTTTAACTAATATTACTTATCGAATATTCGAGTACATTTGTTCGGTATTGAGTTTGCGGAgataatttgtctttttttaaatatatgtaacatttgaattctaatgaaaaaaaaaatttacatctcaAGTAAAACTAAAAACCCAAGGGCATTTATCAAATCCGGATGTTCTTGCCGCGACCATCGCAATTCCGACGGTCGCACGACCGTCAACggcaaattatattcaaatttggaGCAAATTCAAATTACAGTAGTGCACGCGAACGGAAAACGCTCAGCTAGGAATATTTGGGCTAAAGTGGAGAGGTCTCGTTTCGTAACCGGTCCGTAATAAATCATGGCtactaatttgtttttaaaggtTTTCTGCGATTATCTGTGTGTGTAATCGTGTATTGTGCGGGGACAATCGGCTGTGGCGCCATGCCGCCATTGTGCGCGAACCTCGGTAGTTAAAAGGCACCGCTTCGCTCCGTAATTTGTCACCCGCATTAGTTTCAACCTCAAAGAAAACAAAAGTCTCGCCTTTAATGGCCTCGGACGAGTCTGAATTAATCGGATTGTTACTTTATTCTTAATTGGGCGTTCAGCTCTTTAACGTTAGCGGTTTAATGCCCTTAATGAGTTTTGCGCAAGCTACCAATGTTCGGCGctctattcattaataaaataatttgctttaaaactaattttattctcACAAACATTAAAGTAGCCTTGCGTTACAGAAACATTAGCTTTTCAATTCGCAGGTGAAATTCCCGTTTTGTCTTTTCTCATTAGCATTCAATGTCTATAAGCGCGCGTGCCAGGGGGggttattaacattataatattttataaaaaaagttcataTAAATTCGTAAGCACCTGTTATAACCTTTGctcaatcataataaatattatatcacgaACCTTGCAATTAaaagtgattaatttaaaaaaactggtTCAAAATCAATCGGTTCATTTGCCGCGACGGCCGTCAGCATATTGAAACAATACCTGCTACTCGCAATACCATTAACGGGGTGAATTGATTCGTTTCGTTTCTGACGACACTATTTTGCTCTATCATTCGCGTATCCTCCATTTATTCGCCTTCCGTCGTTAAAGGAATATCAATATGAAATCCTTTACGATGTCGGGACTTAAAgttgaatttcgtttaaatagtGGGTCAGTGGTTAATGATTGTCATTGTCTTACTGAGGTTATGAAACTGTCAACGGACGCAACTGTTGGCACACCGATCGACTTATTGGAGCATGgcgataatttttattcaagtcaCGAAATGCAGAGTACGCGACGTTAGTTAGTCCCTTTGTAAACGTGAATTACCTTAGGACGAGCGCAGACTCGCGTAGCCATCTGAAGACAACATTGTTCACGGTCATTaccaaaaaattacttaaacgataacaaacattcataaaaaacttattttgtacCAAACGGTACTTCATCGTCGAGCTACTATAATTAGAAGCTTTACCGAAACGTTTAATTTACATCGAAATGGCTACTAGTTTATTGTCCTGTACAAATGATTGATGAACATGTTCATCTccaactaattttattacaaaatctgCTTAAATATCCAGATGGTCTCGTCTGATGTCTACACTGTACCTTAAGTACTTTATTGTGACAAGTGGCATTTTGACGGATGACTCCACTGTAACTGCGCGAGTAACTCCATAATGGTGACTTTGGGTTGATTTATGACAATTGATAGGCGTATTTGCGTCTGTTTAAACAGATAAACTCTTACAAAGACAGCTTAAGGACGATCGAACTACTCGCCCatactaaatactaataattaccaAATCACCGTTTATTTctgtaattttgattttaataccgACGCTTTTGTGAGTTTAAATGAACACTTGATAAATATTGTTCTCATTATATaggttaaatacaaaaaaacattaatactaaGAATACTCTTCTTTATATCAAATACACAAGAAAGCAATAAAATGTCAATCTTAAAacgaaaatgtaattttaaaataatggaaacgaaaaaaaaaaatcaaaatttgacTTAACAAAATTTGTCTAAAAACATAATtctaagtattaataaatatcgatCACAAATGTTCCAATTCCAAATCGTAACCGGATATCGAAATATCAGAAGCAGTAATGCGCGGCATCGACTCACATTACACGAATAATCGATTGTATCCTAATGTCAGGCGTAATCAAAACATCGAGACTCCGTTCAGGTCAGCGCCTCTGAATGAAAACGAGAGATGACGAGCCGTATCTTCACGTATATCGATTTAGCTGTCAAAAAACGAATAATCGATTGCCAACTTTATGATGAGGATTTAAAAGTTTAAGTTCACAATTCTTTATTTAACCACGGCAAACGTAATTTGGTAGGGTTACCAACTACCGATGACTAGAGGTCGATATTTCTAACGTCTGGAATGTTCTCAcgcatgtatttttatttcgtgatTATTTTAGCATTTAATCGACAAAGTCCCGACGATGTTTGCGGataatttgtcaatattatttaaagaagtaTTATTTTTCCAATCGCGTCGGCGTCTCGTGTTCTATAGAcactattatttaagtattgcgTGTACAATATCCTGCTTCAATGGAGAAGATGACGatgtaaaaaatgatttatactttttaaaattcatatatatgtagatattcatatagatatataatagttttagtcTAAGCTATATATTTATGGATCTTAGTccagtaagaaaaaataattttaaaaaaaaactgctattcGTAATACAttggaatattttcatttagtttCCTCTTGCTTTAAGTCACACCCATTAaactaatgatatatttattcgatCTTCGTTAGATTTATGATATCAGCATCTATTTATTGTGGTATTCAAGGTGGACATGTGCAGATGTCACATTGCGGAAACACATAGCGAGTGCTGAATTATTGTTTTACATTAGTAGTTAATGATAACCTATGCAAATAGGTACATTTGCACAAGGAATACACTTATAATTTCTCGCGTATAATACAGAagtttttagttaattattgtaTGTTGTTACATCAATATCGTGTTGattttactttgatttgatatatGCTGGTAAAATAAGTTGCGTCGATAAATGGTCCCCCAGTGAGCTAACGGTCAAGGGTTGGCTATAACAAGACAAGACAAGACATGCTATTAATATGacgataaaagtaattttcccAATGCTGGACCTTCCCTTTTGAAGAGAAGTTTTAgcggatacaaatgtggcaggtTAACAAGCGACATTTGCAGGTTCTTAAGATGTTTTTCGTCACCATCGAAGACGAGgtgacttataaacacaaattaatcacatgaaaattcagtggtacttactCTGGTTTTAACCCGGAATCTTCGACTAAGATTCATGtttcctaaccactgggccctctcttaatttacttttaatcaaaTCTATTTTGCGCGTCAATAATaccaacattaaaattataatctggATCAATTGATTCACATATTTTTGAGTATCTTATTGATTcaatgttttgtaaatgttttatgtaaaatcatGTTACAGTTTCATCATATATAGAAATCTAAATATGTTCAGCCACTGCGGTAGGTGAGCACGAAGGAGGGCATATAAAATCCGTCTTAAGTTTTATACCTCATTTAATGAAGTTCTAATGGGGTACTGCGGAATTTACTCAGTTCGAAATTTATGATATCTTACTTTGTATCacacgttatattttattttgactatttCGCTTtcgttattttgaaaacaatatttgatatttaaaagaattaataattcaaataaactttcCACTAAAATTTTGCAATTATCTTGATTCTGAGCAGACTTAATCAACGTATTCGTTTCAGAATGCATTCGTTTTATACCGATAGTATATTTCTATAAACGCTATTGCGTTATTTTAATTCGGTTTTGATGACGATGCTACgtgttatttgaaaatcgatTTTAGAATCGATTAAGCAGTTTCTCTAACCTcttcattcaatatattatagaatatatccACCGGCTGTATCCacgttaacataaaatatatcgaatagCCGATATAATTCAAATCTTTATCGAGTGCAAAGATGCTATTAGGGActctataataaatgttattatccagttttaatgtatttgacATTTCCTTTTTCAGCGATTCCGCGATATGAGGATTTCACGTCGGACGCTTAACGAGTATTAACTTAGATTATTAGGTACGGCCTTTGCTAAACACGAATTTATCGCTGCGCCGTTAAATCCCATCGCACTTTTATCGTCGATAAATAATAACGGAACCATAAAAACTAATGTACATTCGAGCGCGTAAATATTATTCGATGGGACACAAAAAGGTAGGAATACAGGCGAGCCAAGAAGtgcatttgttaataataatttattgacgtTCAAATGTATTACGAAAAGGCGATACTAAACTTTATAATAGTGTAGCCGATTGTACTGAACACGATTCATCGGTGCGTCGATCTGTATCGCTTATTTCATTTCGTATAAGGatcagtattaaatataatgtctcgTCGAAGCTCATCGTACAGTGACGTGGAcaagtaataaaactaaaccTTATTTTGCCATTAAATACAAAGCGGTATTAACCTTGACAGTTCAAGCAATCTAACTAATAGgatgtattcataaatatttaagcctgCAATAATGGTACCATATATGACCGCGTCTTACATTCTAAGGATCCTCAAGGACTGCGATATTAGAAGGGTTTTTGATGCTgattataatctttttaatagACAATCCTGCACAGTAAGACGCCCAGGTCAGGCTCACGAAGGGAGTGctgaataaaactttttaaaaatatcgataaactCACTGATTGGTCACACGTGCCTGGATATCAGAAACGCTACAGGGCTagcttttttatggcattggttgacggatgagcatatgggccacctgatgggaagtggtcaccaccgcccatagacaaaggcgcagttagaaatattaaccattccttacatcaccaaatgcgccacctaccttgggaactaagatgttacgtcccttgtgcctgtgataacattggctcactcacccttctaaccggaacacaacaatacagagtactattatttggcggtagaatatctgataagtagtAGTagctgtacatatattataaaatgcttaTATACTTCTACCATATCCTTCTATGTATAAGCCAATGATGAATAAGAAATGAGAACCAAGAATTCCACTAGTTTAACCAAAATATTAGTCACGATTAATATACCTCTCTTAAATTGTCAGGCTGAAGTAATTATTAGTATCGACAGTTCGTGTATATGAATGTAATAATTTCTTCCCAGTaatagtaagtatataaatattatattgaataaccGCAATTTAATCTCGGAGAGGTCAGAGGTGGCGGCGAGCGAGTCGCCAAGCTCGTCCTttgagttttaatataattatgcataTATTATTGCCCAATACGCCATATTGAGGATATGTCACTTATAATGTAAAACTATGAAATTGTGGACTATGTGGAAAATGTTACAAAACGATGGTTCAAAAATTAGCCGTTCGGTATCGTCAACGTTAGCTCTGTCTCGCTTCCACTCCAGTAAAcgcaatatttcttacattttcttcgatttctttaaaaacaataaatattcaatatcaagCAAATATCTTCACATCCCATCGCTCGACAAAATATGACTTGCTTTTAATAAGGTTTGAGCTTATTCTACCGTGCTTCTCTAATGTAGATCGGTGTAAATCGTATTGCAGAATTTCATTTTTCACGAAGTTTTCTTTCAACAAACTCCTCACACGAATGAAACCGCGAACGGAAACTAGTAACAAAAAACTGTACAAATAACGCGCAAATTACGTCTTGCACCAAGAATCTGCGGAGATCCTCACCTAATGCATTAATTATAACACTACACTAACATATACAACAGGAAAACTTTTACACCTACTGGTCCGGTCGGTCGAGTTTCAGTTCAATAGGTCGTGGGTTTGTGTGAAAATATCGTAAACAGTTTGCCTCTTCATTATGCTGGTTAAGTTTcactttgtattattaatttgtaaaacgattttcatttttcattatgtCTCTTGATATTCACGTTATTATGATAGGTGATATTTTAAGTggcagtaaatatatttaacacaaaaaataaccttcaataatgaaaatatttgtccGAGCACAGTATAAAACACCTAGCGCAGTGACACCGGCTCGGGCGCCGACTCTATCTAACATTTGATCTCAAACGGCGTTTACACATTCGTAAGATTCGGATCACGCGCGGAACGCGATTTAAAGATGGCATTGTTTCAGTTTAAATTCCTCATCTATGACGCGATCGGTGCAATCGTGCTCAATTTATCATTCACCCCGTGTTCCAAGAATATTTTGGCAGTGTCCACTCCATTAATATGCCTTTGTTACTCGACTACACCGAAACAAAAACTTAATATCAAACTAATTCTCGACCTTCGAATCGATGtgtatatttttccttttatttctGATCACCCCGGAAAGCAACAATTACGATTACATAACGAGTTGAGCGAAAATCCAAGGTCGAAATTGAAACCGTACATAAACGAACGTAGCCGACCGGAACCGAACCTGTGGCCTATATCCAACGGAAGTAGCGTCTTAAACCGTAAACACGATGTTAGTAAGGCGGTTTCGCTTTCGATGTTACGCACTTGACTTGTAACCAGCAGGCCGTGTAAACACGCCTTTACTTGTTGCATACAACAAGAAGCTTGCTTTATAagataatatgatttaatagataattaacGACGTTTATTTTacgacaatattaatatttttacatcatataataaatacgactaataaatgtaatatttatgatgtTATCACTAACATGTGCTCTATCTTTCTTTTCAGTCATTCTTCGGTCGCTCCTACAACAATCTGAATTCAATCACCGAGTGCAAAAACAATGGCGAATGTGTCATTAACAAGAAAAACCGAACGGCGTGCAAAGCGTGTCGACTGCGGAAGTGTCTCATGGTCGGCATGTCTAAATCCGGCTCCAGGTATGGAAGACGGTCAAACTGGTTCAAGATTCACTGTCTTTTACAAGAACAGCAACAAGCTGCTCAGTCACAATCACCACCGAGGATGCCTCAGTCACCTCACCTCGCACCGCCGTTCCCGCCTCACCTTTTCCCTGGGCTTGCTAGACCACGATCTAAAGAAGAACTAGCTTTATTAGGTCTGGATGACTACAAAAGGCCCTGCTCTGGATCGCCAGACTCACATCGAAGTGGTTCATCCCCTAAGCTAGACGAAAAGACTCGGATTACGCAATCTCGCCCACCGGATAGACCACTGACCCCACCTAGAGATGCCTTCCTGCAACTCCCCTTAGCCAATATTACCTTGCCCCACTTTCCCCATTCGCCGTTTTTACCACCACCACATTTTAACCCATTTCCCCCAAATCACCCACTACTATTTCCGCCTGGTTTCCACCCGATTTACTCAAGACATTTACTCGACCATGCAGCCTTACGGCAAGCAGCTGAAAACAATAATGATGTCAGAATCGATGATAACAATACCGAGAACTCAAAGCGCTTCTTTTTAGATGAAATTCTCAAACAACAAAGATCAGTCCAGCCTACGCCACAAGAAGACATTATATCTGAGGCTGAATTTGTACCTACTCCACCCGCCGAAAGGAGAACGTCGGAATCTCCCCTACAAGAGAACCCTATGGACTTATCCGTTAAATCAGATGGAAGATCAAGTTCTGCCCGACGGAGGTCAGATGACAGTGAAATAATCACTCCTGACAATGATGATCCAGAGTCTGGAAGCGACCGAGCGTCCGCTAGTGAAGA contains:
- the LOC125069280 gene encoding knirps-related protein-like; amino-acid sequence: MNQKCKVCGEPAAGFHFGAFTCEGCKSFFGRSYNNLNSITECKNNGECVINKKNRTACKACRLRKCLMVGMSKSGSRYGRRSNWFKIHCLLQEQQQAAQSQSPPRMPQSPHLAPPFPPHLFPGLARPRSKEELALLGLDDYKRPCSGSPDSHRSGSSPKLDEKTRITQSRPPDRPLTPPRDAFLQLPLANITLPHFPHSPFLPPPHFNPFPPNHPLLFPPGFHPIYSRHLLDHAALRQAAENNNDVRIDDNNTENSKRFFLDEILKQQRSVQPTPQEDIISEAEFVPTPPAERRTSESPLQENPMDLSVKSDGRSSSARRRSDDSEIITPDNDDPESGSDRASASEEEDMAYSQIKRIKLHPLDLTTKV